The Chitinophaga sp. H8 genome contains a region encoding:
- the der gene encoding ribosome biogenesis GTPase Der — protein MSGFTVAIVGRPNVGKSTLFNRLLEQRKAIVDDVSGVTRDRQYGIADWSGKTFNVIDTGGFVANSDDIFEREIRKQVKIAMEEANVLLFMCDVTTGITDLDSEVADLLRRSSKPVFLIVNKVDNPQRQLDATEFYSLGFEKTHFLSSISGSGTGELLDEVVSYITEDTQVESVTSDLPKIAIIGQPNVGKSSLLNALVGEERNIVSDIPGTTRDTIHTHYNMFQKEFILIDTAGVRRKTKVHEDLEFYSVIRAIKAMDEADVCMLLLDATKGITAQDLSIFGLAVKKGKGVVVLVNKWDLIDKKETNTARDYEANLKKRLAPFSDVPIIFTSVLEKQRIFKSIEAALEVYDNRLKKIPTSRLNEVMLKAIQSYNPPVVRGIPIRIKYVTQLPTYTPAFAFFCNLPDDVKQPYRNYLENQLRTNFNFKGVPIKVFFRKK, from the coding sequence ATGTCCGGATTTACAGTAGCGATAGTAGGTCGCCCCAATGTGGGAAAATCTACCTTATTTAACCGCCTGCTGGAACAGCGTAAGGCCATTGTGGATGATGTAAGCGGGGTAACCCGTGACAGGCAGTATGGTATTGCAGACTGGAGTGGTAAAACATTCAATGTTATTGATACTGGTGGTTTTGTGGCCAACAGTGATGATATTTTTGAGCGGGAGATCCGCAAACAGGTGAAAATTGCGATGGAAGAAGCAAATGTGTTGTTGTTCATGTGCGATGTAACCACAGGTATTACCGATCTGGATTCGGAAGTAGCTGATTTGCTGCGCCGTTCTTCCAAGCCGGTATTCCTGATTGTGAATAAAGTAGATAATCCACAACGTCAGCTGGATGCTACGGAGTTTTACAGCCTTGGATTTGAGAAGACCCATTTTCTTTCCTCTATCAGTGGAAGCGGTACAGGAGAGTTGCTGGATGAAGTAGTATCCTACATTACAGAAGATACCCAGGTGGAATCTGTTACATCAGACTTGCCCAAGATAGCCATTATAGGCCAGCCAAATGTGGGGAAATCCTCTTTGCTGAATGCTTTGGTGGGAGAAGAGCGGAACATTGTTTCCGATATTCCGGGTACTACACGTGATACTATTCACACGCATTACAATATGTTCCAGAAGGAATTCATATTGATTGATACAGCAGGAGTAAGAAGAAAGACAAAAGTGCATGAAGACCTGGAGTTTTATTCTGTGATCCGTGCTATCAAAGCGATGGATGAAGCAGATGTATGTATGCTGCTGCTGGATGCAACCAAAGGTATTACTGCACAGGATCTTAGTATTTTTGGACTGGCAGTGAAAAAAGGGAAAGGGGTAGTAGTGCTGGTAAACAAATGGGATTTGATTGACAAAAAAGAAACCAATACAGCACGTGATTATGAAGCTAATCTGAAGAAGCGGCTGGCACCATTCTCTGATGTGCCTATCATCTTTACTTCTGTATTAGAGAAGCAGCGTATTTTCAAATCTATTGAAGCGGCGCTGGAAGTGTATGATAACCGTCTGAAGAAGATCCCTACTTCCAGGCTGAATGAAGTGATGCTGAAGGCTATTCAATCATACAATCCGCCGGTGGTAAGAGGTATTCCTATCCGGATCAAGTATGTTACACAGTTGCCGACTTATACACCCGCTTTTGCCTTCTTCTGTAATTTACCGGATGATGTAAAGCAGCCGTATCGTAACTATCTTGAAAACCAATTACGTACTAATTTTAATTTCAAAGGAGTACCTATTAAGGTGTTCTTCCGCAAGAAATAA
- a CDS encoding TonB-dependent receptor, translated as MRQMMLWLLVFITGALHAQSVITGTVTNKTNGQPLAGVSIILQEKVQAGVHSDAKGHFSITIPTKGTYTLTASYLGFKSFTTQVHAANTPAVLDITLEETGLFVKPVEISSLRAGKDAPFTQSTLSAADIKKDNMGQDLPILLNQLPGVVTSSDAGTGIGYTGMRVRGSDITRINVTVNGIPVNDAESQGTFFVNMPDFASSASSIQLQRGVGTSTNGAGAFGASLNLSTNEFREKAYAEINNSYGSFNSWKHTVKAGSGLINDHFTFDARLSKITSDGYIDRATSDLKSFYTSAAYIAKKTAIRLNVFSGKEKTYQAWNGVPEELLKTDRTYNSAGTEKPGTPYDNETDNYQQDHYQLFFNQEINASLNFNVAFHMTRGRGYYEQYKAAQAFGEYGLEKPVINGDSLHTTDLVRQLWLDNHFYGGIFSVNRTGQKLNWSLGGGWNRYEGDHYGKIIWAQHGIDKDYKYYNYPADKNDLNVYWKGEFKITDAIRFFADMQYRTVQYNMNGFEDAPLAAPHKSYHFFNPKAGVFYNINPHHQVYASFAIGNKEPNRTDFEVNLNGTEPRPEKLKNIEAGYAFRTTNTTVEANLYYMNYKDQLVLTGKLNNVGAYVRTNIQKSYRMGVELQSTTKLGNFCSLSVNAALSQNKIADFTAFIMNADTQQEESRHFSKTDIAFSPNAVAGYTFTVAPVKNLDLSIVGKYVSRQFMDNTSNPNSQLDAYYVNNLRFNYLVPQPLFKELGLQFTLNNIFDTKYSSNGATYPAIEGGEIVPYNYYFPMAGINFFVGVNISF; from the coding sequence ATGAGACAAATGATGCTTTGGCTGCTTGTTTTTATAACAGGCGCCTTACACGCGCAATCCGTTATTACCGGTACCGTTACCAACAAAACCAATGGCCAGCCATTAGCAGGTGTTTCCATTATCCTGCAGGAGAAAGTACAGGCAGGCGTTCACAGTGATGCAAAAGGTCATTTCAGTATTACCATACCAACAAAAGGCACATATACGCTGACGGCCAGCTACCTTGGCTTCAAATCCTTTACTACGCAGGTTCACGCCGCCAATACGCCGGCTGTTCTTGATATTACCCTCGAAGAAACCGGCCTCTTTGTTAAGCCGGTAGAGATCAGCAGCCTCCGTGCGGGTAAAGATGCTCCCTTCACACAATCCACTTTAAGTGCAGCAGATATCAAAAAGGATAATATGGGGCAGGACCTGCCTATCCTGCTGAACCAGCTTCCGGGTGTGGTTACCAGCTCCGATGCGGGTACAGGTATAGGTTACACCGGCATGCGTGTACGTGGTTCCGATATTACGCGTATTAATGTTACTGTCAACGGTATTCCTGTCAATGATGCAGAATCACAGGGTACTTTCTTCGTCAATATGCCCGACTTCGCTTCCTCTGCCAGCAGTATTCAACTCCAGCGCGGTGTTGGTACTTCTACCAATGGTGCAGGTGCTTTCGGTGCTTCCCTCAATCTGAGTACCAACGAATTCCGCGAAAAGGCATATGCCGAAATCAATAATAGCTACGGTTCTTTCAATAGCTGGAAACATACGGTAAAAGCTGGTTCGGGACTGATCAATGACCACTTTACCTTCGATGCCCGCTTATCAAAAATAACCTCTGATGGATATATCGACCGGGCTACTTCTGACCTCAAATCTTTCTATACTTCGGCAGCCTATATCGCTAAAAAAACAGCGATCCGCCTCAATGTATTCAGTGGTAAAGAAAAAACTTACCAGGCATGGAACGGGGTACCTGAAGAACTGCTGAAAACAGACCGGACCTACAATAGCGCCGGCACTGAAAAACCCGGTACACCGTATGATAATGAAACCGACAACTATCAGCAGGATCACTACCAGCTGTTCTTTAACCAGGAGATAAATGCCAGCCTCAACTTCAACGTAGCTTTTCATATGACCCGTGGACGTGGCTACTACGAACAATATAAAGCAGCACAAGCTTTTGGCGAATACGGACTGGAAAAGCCGGTGATCAATGGGGACAGTCTCCATACTACCGACCTGGTACGCCAGCTATGGCTCGACAACCACTTCTATGGTGGTATCTTTTCTGTAAACCGTACCGGCCAAAAGCTGAACTGGAGCCTGGGTGGTGGCTGGAACCGTTATGAAGGTGACCACTATGGGAAAATCATCTGGGCGCAACATGGTATTGATAAGGACTATAAATATTATAACTACCCGGCGGATAAAAACGATTTAAATGTTTACTGGAAAGGAGAATTTAAAATAACGGACGCCATCCGCTTTTTTGCAGATATGCAGTACCGCACGGTACAGTACAACATGAATGGCTTTGAAGATGCGCCACTGGCAGCACCACATAAAAGCTACCACTTCTTTAATCCTAAAGCGGGTGTTTTCTACAACATCAATCCACATCACCAGGTATATGCTTCCTTTGCTATCGGCAATAAAGAACCTAACCGTACCGACTTTGAAGTAAACCTGAATGGTACAGAACCCAGGCCGGAAAAGCTGAAGAATATAGAAGCCGGATATGCTTTCCGCACCACTAATACAACGGTAGAAGCGAATCTCTACTACATGAACTATAAAGATCAGCTGGTGCTAACCGGTAAACTAAATAACGTAGGAGCCTATGTAAGAACCAATATCCAGAAAAGCTACCGTATGGGAGTAGAACTGCAAAGCACTACCAAGCTGGGCAACTTCTGCTCCCTGTCGGTGAATGCGGCGCTTAGTCAGAACAAAATCGCTGACTTTACCGCTTTCATTATGAACGCTGATACCCAACAGGAAGAATCACGCCACTTCAGCAAAACGGATATTGCTTTTTCCCCCAATGCCGTAGCTGGTTATACTTTCACCGTAGCGCCGGTTAAAAACCTGGACCTTAGCATTGTAGGAAAATATGTAAGCCGCCAGTTCATGGATAATACCTCCAATCCCAACAGCCAACTGGATGCCTATTATGTGAATAACCTGCGTTTCAATTACCTGGTGCCACAACCCTTGTTTAAAGAACTGGGATTACAGTTTACATTGAATAATATATTCGATACCAAATACTCCTCTAATGGTGCTACTTACCCAGCGATTGAGGGTGGTGAAATAGTTCCCTATAATTACTATTTCCCCATGGCGGGCATCAATTTCTTTGTAGGAGTCAATATTAGCTTTTAA
- a CDS encoding M20 family metallo-hydrolase — MWNQQLYQDAVALLKHMIATPSLSREEQDTARLISSFLTARNIPHQQHGNNLWALNKHFDPSKPVILFNSHHDTVKPNPQYTRDPFSPDIADGKLFGLGSNDAGGCLVSLIAAFLYFYERDNLRYNIVLTATAEEEISGVNGIESILHLLPAIDFAIVGEPTKTQLAIAEKGLMVLDCVSHGKAGHAARDEGENALYNALPDLAWFRDYRFPKVSETLGPVKMSVTVINTSNKAHNVVPADCSFVVDVRVTDQYTLEEVLAIIQEQVRCEVKPRSMRMRPSGISLDHPFVKAGIRLGKSWYGSPTTSDQALIPATSIKMGPGDSARSHTADEFIYLDEIRDGIDSYINLLEEIV, encoded by the coding sequence ATGTGGAATCAACAACTTTATCAGGATGCTGTAGCGCTTTTAAAGCATATGATTGCTACACCATCCCTGAGCCGGGAGGAACAGGATACCGCACGGCTGATCAGCAGTTTTTTAACTGCCAGGAATATCCCCCATCAACAGCATGGCAATAATCTATGGGCGCTGAACAAACATTTTGATCCGTCCAAGCCCGTGATACTGTTTAATTCCCACCATGATACCGTAAAACCCAACCCGCAATATACCCGTGATCCTTTTAGTCCTGATATAGCAGATGGGAAATTGTTTGGATTAGGAAGTAATGATGCCGGTGGGTGTCTGGTAAGTCTGATTGCCGCCTTTCTATACTTTTATGAGCGGGACAACCTGCGTTATAATATTGTTTTAACGGCCACCGCAGAAGAGGAGATCAGTGGGGTAAACGGGATAGAGAGTATTCTACACCTGTTGCCTGCCATTGATTTTGCGATTGTGGGGGAACCTACTAAAACACAGCTGGCCATCGCCGAAAAGGGATTGATGGTGCTGGATTGTGTAAGTCATGGTAAGGCTGGGCATGCTGCGCGTGATGAAGGAGAGAACGCATTGTATAATGCTTTGCCTGATCTGGCCTGGTTCAGGGATTATCGTTTCCCGAAGGTATCGGAAACATTAGGACCTGTGAAAATGAGCGTTACGGTGATCAACACCTCTAACAAAGCGCACAATGTAGTGCCCGCCGACTGCTCCTTTGTAGTGGATGTAAGGGTAACGGATCAGTATACGCTGGAAGAAGTACTGGCTATCATACAGGAACAGGTGCGTTGTGAGGTAAAGCCCCGTTCCATGCGTATGCGGCCATCCGGTATTTCACTGGATCATCCGTTTGTAAAAGCGGGGATCAGGCTGGGTAAATCATGGTATGGATCGCCTACTACTTCGGATCAGGCATTGATTCCGGCCACCTCTATCAAAATGGGGCCTGGTGATTCCGCCCGTTCGCATACCGCAGATGAATTTATTTACCTGGACGAGATCAGGGATGGTATTGATAGTTACATTAATTTGCTGGAAGAAATCGTATAA
- a CDS encoding GNAT family N-acetyltransferase, whose translation MDFYPVLENKRVILRPLQPEDAAALLPVALQPALWTVGLGRIDNKPALEAYIALAMREREQKVSVPFVIIDKQTQRVAGSTRFAGMALAHKRAEIGYTWIDTALQGSGLNKAMKHAMLQHAFEVMDLNRIELKTDVLNTQSRNAILSIGATQEGIFRHHMITSTGRLRDTVYFSIIKEEWPDIRERIFGKYNF comes from the coding sequence ATGGATTTTTACCCGGTATTGGAGAATAAGCGAGTTATACTGCGTCCGTTGCAACCGGAAGATGCAGCAGCATTACTGCCGGTAGCACTACAACCGGCCTTGTGGACGGTGGGATTGGGGCGTATAGATAATAAACCTGCATTGGAAGCCTACATAGCGCTTGCGATGCGTGAAAGAGAACAAAAGGTATCTGTACCTTTTGTAATCATAGATAAGCAGACGCAGCGGGTAGCGGGCAGCACCCGTTTTGCAGGAATGGCGCTGGCACATAAGCGGGCAGAGATTGGGTATACCTGGATAGATACGGCATTACAGGGTAGTGGTTTGAATAAAGCCATGAAACATGCGATGTTGCAACATGCCTTTGAAGTGATGGACCTGAACCGGATAGAGCTAAAAACAGATGTGCTGAATACACAGTCGCGCAATGCGATATTAAGCATTGGCGCCACGCAGGAAGGTATATTCCGGCATCATATGATCACTTCTACCGGACGCCTGCGGGATACGGTATATTTCAGCATAATAAAAGAAGAATGGCCGGATATCCGGGAACGGATATTTGGTAAGTATAATTTTTAA
- a CDS encoding metallophosphoesterase, giving the protein MMTKFRGAAFILKFRFLFIGIACMCILAGCASQRIARNAKPFFFIQISDTQLGFYPKKLQQEIALYEKAVAEVNRLKPDFVVITGDLVNNAKDENQQAEFKRITAMISKKIPVYVIPGNHDVGNTPTQEDVSFYTNRYGYEKFSFEHKQSRFIGFNSNFIKANTPVLEQAQYEWLEQELAKAKGAKHIVLFSHHPFFISQPDEPEAYFNIGIKTRNQYLALFKKYGVAVVFAGHLHQNGFGKYEDMEMVTTSAIGEPLGKDPSGFRIITVGKEKVTHQYYNIDSIPTKVAIK; this is encoded by the coding sequence ATGATGACTAAATTCAGAGGAGCTGCATTCATTTTAAAATTCCGTTTTCTTTTTATAGGTATTGCCTGCATGTGTATACTGGCAGGATGCGCCTCTCAACGTATTGCCCGTAATGCTAAACCCTTCTTTTTCATTCAGATATCTGATACCCAGTTAGGATTCTATCCTAAGAAACTACAGCAGGAGATTGCGCTATATGAAAAAGCCGTAGCAGAAGTGAACAGACTAAAACCTGATTTTGTTGTCATTACAGGCGATCTGGTAAATAATGCGAAAGATGAAAACCAACAGGCTGAATTCAAGCGCATTACCGCGATGATCAGCAAAAAGATACCTGTATATGTTATCCCGGGCAATCACGATGTAGGCAATACCCCTACGCAGGAAGATGTGAGCTTCTATACTAACCGATATGGTTATGAGAAATTTTCATTTGAACATAAACAAAGCAGATTTATTGGCTTTAATTCCAATTTTATAAAAGCCAATACACCTGTCCTGGAACAAGCACAGTATGAATGGCTGGAGCAGGAATTAGCTAAGGCTAAAGGTGCAAAACATATTGTACTCTTTAGCCATCATCCTTTCTTTATCAGCCAGCCGGATGAACCGGAAGCCTACTTCAATATCGGCATCAAAACCCGTAATCAATATTTAGCCCTCTTTAAAAAATACGGCGTAGCGGTTGTTTTTGCCGGGCACCTTCACCAAAATGGCTTTGGAAAATATGAGGATATGGAAATGGTGACCACCAGTGCTATTGGTGAACCTTTAGGCAAAGATCCTTCCGGATTCCGGATCATTACAGTTGGAAAAGAAAAAGTGACACACCAGTATTACAACATAGATTCCATACCTACTAAAGTAGCAATCAAATAA
- the era gene encoding GTPase Era: protein MHKAGFVNIFGKPNAGKSTLLNAIIGEKLAIISPKVQTTRHRITGVVTEPGFQIVFSDTPGIIDPKYRLHEKMMGAVKSALEDADVALLIMDAKDDLSENLELFDSLRLKAPCILVVNKTDLLKKEELDDLLARCNAWGKAKMVIPISALKQTGTKEMISKIVELLPEGEPFYPEDTLTDKSMRFLVAEMIREKIFQLFEEEIPYHTAVVVSQFEEKATLTKITAEIIVTRDTQKGIILGEKGQSIKKLGTLARTEIEKFIERKVFLELFVKVRGKWRDSDLYLKEYGY, encoded by the coding sequence ATGCATAAAGCAGGTTTTGTAAATATTTTCGGTAAGCCTAATGCAGGCAAAAGCACCTTGCTGAACGCCATAATAGGCGAAAAGCTGGCCATTATCTCCCCTAAGGTACAAACCACCCGCCATCGTATTACAGGAGTAGTCACAGAACCAGGTTTTCAGATTGTATTTTCTGATACCCCGGGTATTATAGATCCGAAGTACCGGCTGCATGAAAAAATGATGGGCGCAGTAAAGTCTGCCCTGGAAGATGCAGACGTAGCACTGCTGATCATGGATGCAAAAGATGATTTGTCAGAGAATCTGGAACTATTTGATTCACTGCGGTTAAAAGCACCTTGTATACTGGTGGTGAATAAAACAGACCTGCTGAAGAAAGAAGAACTGGATGATTTGCTGGCACGTTGCAATGCCTGGGGGAAAGCCAAAATGGTAATACCCATTTCTGCATTGAAACAAACCGGCACGAAGGAGATGATCTCGAAAATAGTGGAACTGCTGCCGGAAGGAGAGCCATTTTATCCTGAAGATACTTTGACGGATAAGTCCATGCGTTTCCTGGTAGCGGAGATGATCCGTGAAAAGATCTTCCAGTTATTTGAAGAAGAGATCCCATATCATACAGCCGTTGTAGTTAGCCAGTTTGAAGAAAAAGCAACACTTACTAAAATAACAGCAGAGATTATTGTAACCCGTGATACCCAGAAAGGGATTATACTGGGAGAAAAGGGGCAATCAATAAAGAAGCTGGGAACACTGGCCCGGACAGAAATAGAAAAGTTCATTGAGCGGAAGGTATTCCTGGAACTTTTTGTAAAGGTAAGAGGCAAGTGGCGTGATAGTGATTTGTATTTAAAAGAATATGGGTATTGA
- the argB gene encoding acetylglutamate kinase — translation MVYVIKVGGNVIDNPELLQAFLKDFAAIPGKKILIHGGGKIATRIGDKLGIVSNYVDGRRITDAETIDVVTMVYGGLVNKQLVAKLQANGCNAIGITGADANIIPAVKRPVKTIDYGFVGDVDAGKVNGGPLQAMLEAGLTPVFAPLTHDGQGQMLNTNADTIASALAIALSAHYPVRLIYCFEKKGVLKDAADDNAVINLINREIYQQLLEEKILTAGILPKLENAFAAIESGVKEVLIGHAEDVIRNTTPSVAGTLIR, via the coding sequence ATGGTATATGTAATAAAAGTAGGCGGTAATGTGATCGACAATCCGGAGTTATTGCAGGCATTTCTGAAAGATTTTGCTGCTATACCCGGTAAAAAGATACTGATTCATGGGGGCGGAAAAATAGCCACCCGCATAGGAGATAAGCTGGGCATTGTATCCAACTATGTAGATGGCCGAAGGATTACTGATGCGGAAACGATTGATGTAGTGACAATGGTATACGGCGGGTTGGTCAATAAACAGCTGGTTGCAAAATTGCAGGCCAACGGTTGTAATGCTATCGGGATAACGGGTGCTGATGCCAACATTATCCCTGCGGTAAAGCGTCCGGTAAAGACGATCGACTACGGTTTTGTAGGTGATGTTGATGCTGGAAAAGTCAATGGAGGTCCTTTGCAGGCGATGCTTGAAGCGGGCCTTACACCGGTATTTGCACCACTTACACACGACGGACAAGGGCAAATGCTGAATACCAATGCAGATACGATCGCTTCTGCTCTTGCCATCGCTTTATCTGCCCACTACCCTGTGAGGCTGATCTATTGCTTTGAAAAGAAAGGAGTATTGAAAGATGCAGCAGATGATAATGCTGTCATCAACCTGATCAACCGGGAAATATACCAGCAGTTGCTGGAAGAGAAGATATTGACAGCGGGTATTTTGCCCAAACTGGAAAATGCTTTTGCTGCTATTGAAAGCGGGGTAAAAGAAGTGCTGATAGGACATGCGGAGGATGTGATCCGGAATACAACCCCTTCAGTAGCGGGTACTTTAATACGTTAG
- a CDS encoding single-stranded DNA-binding protein, with product MIKLQLIGNLGRNAIKREANGKSVLSFTVASTERFKNAQGVLQERTTWVDCALWERDNLAPYLLQGQQVYLEGTPSVDAYTNHAGEPAATLRLRVLQIQLLGSRRDEEKHKAEAEGVMAARPLAVPVVEEVADDLPF from the coding sequence ATGATCAAACTTCAGCTAATTGGAAATTTAGGCAGGAATGCTATTAAGAGAGAAGCAAATGGCAAATCAGTATTAAGTTTTACGGTAGCCTCCACAGAACGCTTTAAAAATGCGCAGGGGGTATTGCAGGAGCGGACTACCTGGGTAGATTGTGCATTATGGGAGCGGGATAACCTGGCGCCTTATCTGTTGCAGGGACAGCAGGTGTATCTGGAAGGTACGCCCAGCGTAGATGCATATACCAATCATGCAGGAGAGCCTGCTGCTACGCTAAGATTACGGGTATTACAGATCCAGTTATTGGGCAGCCGCAGAGATGAGGAAAAGCATAAGGCGGAGGCAGAAGGGGTGATGGCAGCCCGGCCATTGGCGGTGCCTGTAGTGGAAGAAGTAGCAGATGATCTTCCATTTTAA
- the argH gene encoding argininosuccinate lyase: MKLWQKDKAALAAVEKFTVGNDREMDAYLAPFDVLGSLAHITMLQSIGLLEAAELDILKKELRNIYSEIAAGDFVLEEGVEDIHSQVELLLTRRLGEVGKKIHSGRSRNDQVLVDVKLFLRHELQTLVTEVKALFDLLQQKSEEYKQHLLPGYTHLQIAMPSSFGLWFGAYAESLVDDLTVLQSAYKVVNKNPLGSAAGYGSSFPLNRKMTTALLGFEDLNYNVVYAQMGRGKTEKIVSFALAGIAGTLAKMAMDACLFMNQNFGFISFPDELTTGSSIMPHKKNPDVWELIRSHGNKLQALPNEITMMITNLPSGYHRDLQLLKENLFPAFDTLKDCLRMSRLMLEHVKVREGILDDSKYQYLFSVEVVNKLVLEGMPFREAYKKVGMDIEKGEFAPGTAISHTHEGSIGNLCTTQIAQMMDEVLKGFSFEKVDKAVEELLK, translated from the coding sequence ATGAAGCTATGGCAAAAAGATAAGGCAGCGTTAGCCGCTGTGGAAAAGTTCACAGTAGGCAACGACCGTGAAATGGATGCTTACCTGGCGCCATTTGATGTGTTGGGATCACTGGCACATATTACCATGCTCCAAAGTATTGGTTTGCTGGAAGCAGCAGAACTGGATATACTGAAAAAAGAATTACGGAATATTTATAGCGAAATAGCAGCAGGCGATTTTGTACTGGAAGAAGGGGTAGAGGACATTCATTCCCAGGTAGAGTTGCTGCTGACCCGCCGGTTGGGAGAAGTAGGCAAAAAGATACATAGCGGCCGTTCCCGGAACGATCAGGTGCTGGTAGATGTAAAGTTGTTTTTGCGCCATGAGTTGCAAACACTGGTAACAGAAGTAAAAGCATTATTTGATCTGTTGCAACAGAAAAGCGAGGAATATAAACAGCATTTGTTACCAGGTTATACCCATCTGCAGATAGCGATGCCTTCTTCCTTTGGGTTGTGGTTTGGTGCTTATGCAGAAAGCCTGGTAGATGATCTTACGGTGTTACAGAGTGCCTATAAAGTGGTGAATAAAAATCCCCTGGGCTCTGCCGCAGGGTATGGGTCTTCATTTCCCCTGAACCGGAAGATGACCACCGCATTGTTAGGATTTGAAGACCTGAACTATAATGTGGTATATGCTCAGATGGGGCGTGGTAAAACGGAAAAGATCGTTTCCTTTGCGCTGGCAGGTATAGCAGGCACACTGGCTAAGATGGCCATGGACGCCTGTTTGTTTATGAACCAGAATTTTGGTTTTATCAGCTTTCCTGATGAACTGACCACCGGTTCCAGCATTATGCCGCACAAAAAGAACCCCGATGTATGGGAACTGATCCGTTCGCATGGTAATAAATTGCAGGCATTGCCCAATGAAATCACCATGATGATCACGAATCTGCCTTCCGGTTATCACCGTGATCTGCAGCTGTTGAAAGAAAATCTGTTCCCTGCATTTGACACTTTGAAGGACTGTCTGCGTATGTCACGCCTGATGCTGGAACATGTGAAGGTCCGCGAAGGTATACTGGACGATAGCAAATACCAATACCTGTTTAGTGTAGAAGTGGTGAACAAACTGGTACTGGAAGGAATGCCATTCCGGGAAGCCTATAAGAAAGTGGGTATGGATATTGAAAAAGGGGAGTTTGCACCAGGTACTGCCATCTCTCATACCCATGAAGGTAGTATCGGTAATTTGTGCACAACACAGATTGCACAAATGATGGACGAAGTATTAAAAGGTTTTTCTTTTGAGAAGGTAGATAAAGCGGTGGAGGAACTGTTGAAATAG